A portion of the Tachysurus vachellii isolate PV-2020 chromosome 14, HZAU_Pvac_v1, whole genome shotgun sequence genome contains these proteins:
- the lrrtm2 gene encoding leucine-rich repeat transmembrane neuronal protein 2 — translation MGFHSRWPLVGQAPAALCVISMLLCLPLTSCTACPQKCRCEDLQFYCDTQGFLAPPDGVDRGALGLSLRHNSINELNPDQFFGFTQLTWLHLDHNQILNVHEDAFQGLYKLKDLNLSSNRITKLPNTTFIHLINLQILDLSFNQMTALEPELFHGLRKLQILHLRSNFLRTTPVRAFWDCRSLEYLGLSNNRLRSLARNGFAGLIKLRELHLEHNHLTKINLAHFPRLVALQFLYLQWNKINNLTCTMEWEWTTLEKLDLTGNEIRTLIPEVFETLPNLQVLLLDNNKLSSLDAQTTTMWKSLNTIGLSSNLWDCTKKICNLASWLSKFKGRWEHSILCHSPEYTQGEEILDAVHGFQLCQNISAPVVLTSTTMEATLPQQFTSSFFGNMQTPTQDFYPEDFGSFTIVTTTTTTTQTPQTTMATVTVDGEDVTEDYGIMDNTLLTQRVIIGTMALLISFFLIVFVVYISRKCCPPTLRRIRHCSAIQNRRQMRTQQRQPMADLATQVPYNEYEPAHDEGALVIINGYGQCKCQQLPYKECEV, via the exons ATGG GTTTCCATTCAAGGTGGCCATTGGTGGGACAAGCACCAGCGGCACTTTGTGTGATCAGCATGCTACTGTGTCTGCCTCTCACATCGTGCACCGCCTGCCCTCAGAAATGCCGCTGCGAGGACCTGCAGTTTTACTGCGACACGCAGGGATTCCTGGCTCCCCCAGACGGCGTGGACAGAGGAGCCCTGGGACTCTCGCTCCGGCACAACAGCATCAACGAGCTGAACCCAGATCAGTTCTTCGGCTTTACACAGCTAACCTGGCTCCACTTGGACCACAACCAAATACTAAACGTGCATGAGGATGCCTTCCAGGGGCTCTACAAGCTAAAGGACCTAAACTTGAGCTCCAACCGCATCACAAAGCTGCCCAACACAACCTTCATCCACCTCATCAACCTCCAAATCTTGGATCTATCCTTCAACCAGATGACCGCACTGGAGCCCGAGCTCTTTCACGGGCTTCGGAAGCTCCAGATCCTCCACCTGAGGTCCAACTTCCTGCGGACCACACCTGTCAGGGCCTTCTGGGACTGCCGAAGCCTGGAGTACCTTGGTTTGAGCAACAACCGGCTCCGGAGCCTGGCTCGGAATGGATTCGCCGGGCTAATAAAGCTACGGGAGCTCCATTTGGAACACAACCACTTGACTAAGATCAATCTGGCCCACTTCCCACGTCTTGTCGCCCTCCAGTTCCTCTATCTGCAGTGGAACAAGATTAACAATTTAACGTGTACCATGGAGTGGGAGTGGACCACCTTGGAAAAACTGGATCTAACTGGGAATGAGATACGCACTTTAATCCCTGAAGTGTTTGAAACTTTACCGAACCTTCAGGTTCTGCTGCTGGATAACAACAAGCTGAGCAGCCTCGATGCCCAAACCACAACTATGTGGAAGTCCCTGAACACCATCGGGTTGTCCAGCAACCTTTGGGATTGTACAAAAAAGATTTGCAACTTGGCCAGTTGGCTTAGTAAGTTTAAAGGTCGATGGGAACATTCTATCCTATGTCACAGCCCTGAGTACACGCAGGGTGAGGAAATACTGGATGCTGTTCATGGATTCCAACTCTGTCAAAACATCTCGGCACCTGTTGTACTGACCAGCACCACGATGGAGGCCACGTTACCCCAACAGTTCACTAGCTCCTTTTTTGGGAATATGCAGACACCAACACAGGACTTCTACCCTGAGGATTTTGGGAGCTTTACCATAgtcaccactaccaccaccacaacTCAGACCCCACAAACTACCATGGCTACGGTCACAGTGGACGGGGAAGATGTTACTGAGGACTACGGGATAATGGACAACACCCTACTGACCCAGAGAGTCATTATAGGTACCATGGCCCTTTTGATTTCCTTCTTTCTCATCGTTTTTGTTGTGTACATCTCACGGAAGTGCTGCCCTCCCACTCTACGGAGGATCCGCCACTGCTCGGCCATTCAGAACCGGCGACAGATGAGGACCCAGCAGAGGCAGCCGATGGCAGACCTGGCCACACAGGTGCCCTATAACGAGTACGAGCCGGCACACGACGAAGGTGCACTTGTGATCATTAATGGCTACGGGCAGTGCAAGTGTCAGCAGCTGCCTTACAAAGAGTGTGaagtataa